The stretch of DNA GCTTTTGGATGCCGTGACCGAATGTTGGAAAGTGCATGGCAGGCGCGCCAAAATGGACGATGTGTTGAGCGCGCTTCAAAGGATGTTAAAAAGGCCTCAATTTCAAGGGGACCAAAGGCTTAAGGATTTAACAGTTTTGCTCGGCAAATATGGGAGTCAAGGAATATACGGCCATCTATTTAACAGTGAAACCCCTCTGTTGAACAGTTCCGATTTCGTGGTTCTGGAAATGGGCGAGCTGGAATCCAATCCAGAACTTCTGACCATTGTCATGTTTGTGATGATTGTGATTATTCAGGGGCAATTTTACCACTCACATAGAAAACGGGAAAAACGCTGCGTCATTGATGAGGCCTGGCGGTTTTTGGCGCGTGGTTCAAATCCTGTGTGCGCAAGCTTCATCGAGCAGGGTTTTCGTACCGCAAGAAAACATAGGGGTGGTTTTGCAGTGATTACCCAGAATCTTCTAGATACCATGAACACCATTCAGGGGCGTGCGATTGCGGCAAGTAGTGATACTAAAATCATGATGCGGCAGGGTTCGTTAAAGCACTACCTGGAGGAGAATCCAAAGCATTTTAGCCCGCTTGAAGCACGTGTCGTTGAATCCTTTGGGGAGGCAAAAACGCAAGGATTTTCCAATCTGATGATTCAATTTGGAAATGTCACTACCTTTCATCGTTATTTTTGCGATCCGTTTTCCAGAGTGCTTTTTTCTACCTCAGGCGAAGAGGTGAGTGACATTGAATCATTAACAAACCAAGGTGTCACGCTAAGCGATGCAATCCAGTGCGTGGCGCAAAAATACTATGGGGAGGAATTATGCGATTAATCCCTATTACTGCGAGTTTTGTATTAGCAATCTTTGGTTTTTTTATCGTTTCTTATGGTGTTAAGCCTAAAGAAGCGATTGTCATTTTTAATAAAGAGGAAGTTCTGAGCCAATTCATTCGCCAATTGGCAGAAATAAAGGCGACTGAATCTCAGGTGGAGCAATCCACAAGAAGATTTAATGCGTTACTTAATAAGGTATTGGTCGAGCTTGCACAGCAAAAAAAGGTCATCATTTTAAGAAAGAATGATGTTTTTGCTGGAGGTATTGATATCACCGATGAGGTGCGGATTAGGTTAAGTCACGCCATGAGGAATAAATCGTGAACATCCTATGTTGCTTGATTCTTCTTATGATTTCCATGGGTCAGATTCATGCCAAATCCTTTGGAGTGATTGGCGAGGTTTTTCCTGTGGCTGAAAAGAGCTTTTTAAAGATCATTGAAGAGCGATTGACGGCTTTGAATGATAGTGGAGCGCTTGAGGCGATGAACCAGCGCTGGATTCAAACGGCAGCCGAGCATGCAAACAGGCCATCAGCCTTAAATCTTCCACGCACCAATCATTCAATAACACATCATTACGTGCCCGAAATCACTTTAAGCCAAGACATACGCGATGAGCGAGGTCGTGTTTTGTATGTACGCGGTACCCATGTGAATGCACTGTCGCAGTTACCTTCCTATCAACCCTGTTGGTTATTCTTTAATGCGGATGATGAAGCGCAGATAAATTGGGCTCAGCTTCAAAAAACAAGCTGTTCGAATCCTAAATTGATTCTGACGGGTGGCGCCATCAATGCCGCCGAAAAAAAGCTGCACTCAGTCATTTATTTCGACCAGGCTGGAAAAATTACGAGACAGCTTCATATCGCTCACGTTCCGGCAATCGTTACTCGCAAAGGCAATCGTCTTGTCATTGTCGAGCACGCAATCAAGGAGAATGGCGATGTCCTTTAGAGTCTTTTTATTCGCAATTCTCTTCGTTTTTTCTTATCCGGGATGGAGCAAGCAATGTACCGGAC from Fluoribacter dumoffii NY 23 encodes:
- the trbI gene encoding type-F conjugative transfer system protein TrbI — its product is MRLIPITASFVLAIFGFFIVSYGVKPKEAIVIFNKEEVLSQFIRQLAEIKATESQVEQSTRRFNALLNKVLVELAQQKKVIILRKNDVFAGGIDITDEVRIRLSHAMRNKS
- the traW gene encoding type-F conjugative transfer system protein TraW → MNILCCLILLMISMGQIHAKSFGVIGEVFPVAEKSFLKIIEERLTALNDSGALEAMNQRWIQTAAEHANRPSALNLPRTNHSITHHYVPEITLSQDIRDERGRVLYVRGTHVNALSQLPSYQPCWLFFNADDEAQINWAQLQKTSCSNPKLILTGGAINAAEKKLHSVIYFDQAGKITRQLHIAHVPAIVTRKGNRLVIVEHAIKENGDVL